TTCGCGTATGCCAAATTCGTCTATCGCCTCACAAATAAGCCTATGAACTATGCTGTGGCCGCATCCCGCGCAATAGTGCAACTCTACGTCACGCATACTTTTCGGGCGTGAAAATACCAATACTTCTTCCGTCTTCGGTCTTTTCTTTTTCATGCTAAAGCTTCTATTCTGGTTAAGATCTCCTCGACACTGGGCACGCCGCCGCCGGCCCTGCCGTAAAAATCGACTTCGGCCTTGCCGTTTACGGCTATCATTACGTCCTCTACCATTTGGCCCGCGCTCATCTCCACAACAAGGAATTTCTTTGCCTTTGAGGCTGCTTCATTGATAGTCTTTGAGGGGAACGGCCATAATGTTATAGGCCTTATCAGCCCGACTTTTAATCCTTTCGCGCGCGCCATTTCCATAGACGCTTTTGCCGTCCTGGCAATCGATCCGTAGGCGACCAGTATTATATCGCTGTCTTTGATATTATGCGCGGCAAAGAGCACTTCTTTGCTTTTAATGGTATTGTATTTTTCCTGCAGTTTCTTATTATGCTCCTCGAGCGCGCCTTCCGGAAGGTAAAAAGATCTTACTATATTTGGCGCCCTGCCCTTACAGCCTGTCAGCGCCCATGGTTTGTCGGGTATTTGGGGTTCGGGACCCGGCGTCCGTAATTGTATAGGCTCCATCATCTGCCCTAATAGCCCGTCGCCCAATATAATAACGGGATTCCTGTATTTGTCGGCAATATCAAAAGCCATAAATGTATAATCCATTAATTCCTGCGCTGAAGCGGGGGCCAGTACTATAGATTTATAATCCCCGTGTCCGCCGCCTTTGACGCTTTGAAAATAGTCACTCTGGGCCGGCGCTATATTGCCAAGCCCCGGGCCGCCTCTTTGCATATTAACTATTACGCATGGCAATTCCGCCCCGGCGATATATGATATGCCTTCCTGTTTCAGGCTCATGCCCGGCGAAGATGATGATGTCATGGCCCGTTCACCCGCGGCAGAGGCTCCAAAAACCATATTTATCGCGGCAAGTTCCGATTCTGCCTGTATAAAGACCCCTCCGGTTTCCGACATACGCTTAGCCATGTACGCGGTAAGCTCATTCTGCGGTGTAATGGGATATCCGGCATAAAATTTACAGCCGGCAAGCATAGCCCCTTCGCCGCAAGCCTCATTACCGCACATCAGTATTTTTCTCGTCATAATTATCTATAAACCTCTATAATACATTCCGGGCATACAAGGGCGCACATGGCGCACCCTGAACATTTACCGCCCAAAAACTTAACTGGCTTCACCCCTTTTGCGTTCAATCGATCCGATACCTTTATAAGATTATTGGGGCAATTAACCACGCAAAGGTAACAACCCTTGCACCTATCTTTGTTTATCTTTATCCTTGCCATGTATTTAACCCACAACCTCTCTTGTAATTACATCGCAAATTGCGTCGGGTGTCAAGTTATACTTCGCGAACAGCTCGGCACGGGCGCCATGTTCTATAAATTTGCTTGGCAGGCCTATTCTCCTTACCTTTACACCATTAATATTTTCTCTTTCCATAAATTCTAATACCGCGCTGCCGAATCCGCCCTCAAGCACGCCTTCTTCAATAGTAACTATCCTTTTAGTGCCGCGGCAAACTTCTTCGATAGCCTCTCCGTCGATGGGTTTAACAAACCTGGCATTGATGACAGAGGCATCTATCCTCTTCTTCATCAATAGCGCGGCGACTTCAAGCGCTGTATATACCATAGATCCTATCGCGATAATCGCTATATCCTTGCCGTTCTTGATCACTTCGGCCTTACCGGTCTCGACCGGCGTTTTATTTGCCGCGTGTTTGGCTAAGATAAGATGCGCGTCATTTGACAGCATGGGGGAGGAGCCTCTGGGGTATCTTATCGCCATCGCCTTGGGCTGCCGGACCGCATAATCGATCATCTCCTTTAGTTCATCGGTATCTTTGGGGGCCATCACCATAAGATTGGGTATATGCCGTAAATAGGCGATATCGAAAACACCGTGATGCGTCGGGCCGTCCTCTCCGACCAAGCCTGCTCTATCGAGACAAAATATGACGGGCAGGTTCTGCAGGCAGACATCGTGGACGATCTGGTCATACGAGCGCTGTAAAAATGTGGAGTATATGGAGACTACCGGTTTAAAACCGCCCCTGGCAAGGCCCGCGCTTAACCCCACCGCATGCTCTTCCGATATGCCGACATCAAAAAAACGTTCCGGAAATAGTTTCGCGAAATCATTAAACCCTGTACCGTCTATCATTGCGGCGCTTATACCCACCACCTTGGGATCATTTTGAGCGATTTCGACTATCTTCGCGCTGAAAGCTTCGGTAAACGTCTCTTTCGCGCCTTTGCTAACTGGTATACCCGTCGCGATATCGAAAGGCCCCGTTGAATGAAATGCGCTGGGGGAGTTTTCCGCCGGGCTGTATCCTTTACCTTTCTTTGTTATCGCATGGATTAAAAGAGGTTCGTCCAGATCCGCCACATTCTTAAATACATCCACAAGCTGCGCTATATTATGCCCGTCTATAGGGCCGAAATATCTGAAACCCATCTCTTCGAATAACATCCCCGGTATAAGAAGATTTTTCAGGCCCTCTTCGAGTTTTCTGGCGGCCCTGTATGCCCTGAAACCAAAACGGGGTATTCTTATCAATACTCTTTCCACATCACGCCTTATTTTGTTATAAGCGGGGTTCGTTATTATCCGGTTTAAGTACCTACTCAAGGCTCCGACGCTTTTTGATATCGATAATTCGTTATCATTCAGCACAACTATCACGTTCTTTTTAAGGTGCCCTGTGTGATTAAGCGCTTCGAATGCCATTCCTCCGGCAAGCGCGGCGTCGCCTATTACAACTATCGTTTTCCTATTGTCCTTGTTCAAATCTTTTGCCAGAACAAGGCCCAGCGCGGTCGATATAGATGTCGAGCTATGTCCGCAGGTGACTATGTCATGTTCGGGAGACTCATCTTTATTTGGAAATCCGCTTATACCGCCAAGCTGTCTTAGTGTGGAAAAAGAACGTAACCGGCCCGTCAGTATTTTATGCGCGTAAGCCTGGTGCCCCACATCCCACAAAACCATATCGCGGGGCGTGTTAAACGTATAGTGTATAGCCACCGCGAGCTCTACCGCGCCCAGGCTTGAGGACAGATGCCCGCCCGTCTTCGATACTGTAGATACGATCTGGTCGCGTATCTCTTTAGCGAGC
This sequence is a window from Candidatus Omnitrophota bacterium. Protein-coding genes within it:
- a CDS encoding 3-methyl-2-oxobutanoate dehydrogenase subunit VorB: MTRKILMCGNEACGEGAMLAGCKFYAGYPITPQNELTAYMAKRMSETGGVFIQAESELAAINMVFGASAAGERAMTSSSSPGMSLKQEGISYIAGAELPCVIVNMQRGGPGLGNIAPAQSDYFQSVKGGGHGDYKSIVLAPASAQELMDYTFMAFDIADKYRNPVIILGDGLLGQMMEPIQLRTPGPEPQIPDKPWALTGCKGRAPNIVRSFYLPEGALEEHNKKLQEKYNTIKSKEVLFAAHNIKDSDIILVAYGSIARTAKASMEMARAKGLKVGLIRPITLWPFPSKTINEAASKAKKFLVVEMSAGQMVEDVMIAVNGKAEVDFYGRAGGGVPSVEEILTRIEALA
- a CDS encoding 4Fe-4S dicluster domain-containing protein; this translates as MARIKINKDRCKGCYLCVVNCPNNLIKVSDRLNAKGVKPVKFLGGKCSGCAMCALVCPECIIEVYR
- the dxs gene encoding 1-deoxy-D-xylulose-5-phosphate synthase yields the protein MRLVDTINDVSDLRKLKLTELPTLAKEIRDQIVSTVSKTGGHLSSSLGAVELAVAIHYTFNTPRDMVLWDVGHQAYAHKILTGRLRSFSTLRQLGGISGFPNKDESPEHDIVTCGHSSTSISTALGLVLAKDLNKDNRKTIVVIGDAALAGGMAFEALNHTGHLKKNVIVVLNDNELSISKSVGALSRYLNRIITNPAYNKIRRDVERVLIRIPRFGFRAYRAARKLEEGLKNLLIPGMLFEEMGFRYFGPIDGHNIAQLVDVFKNVADLDEPLLIHAITKKGKGYSPAENSPSAFHSTGPFDIATGIPVSKGAKETFTEAFSAKIVEIAQNDPKVVGISAAMIDGTGFNDFAKLFPERFFDVGISEEHAVGLSAGLARGGFKPVVSIYSTFLQRSYDQIVHDVCLQNLPVIFCLDRAGLVGEDGPTHHGVFDIAYLRHIPNLMVMAPKDTDELKEMIDYAVRQPKAMAIRYPRGSSPMLSNDAHLILAKHAANKTPVETGKAEVIKNGKDIAIIAIGSMVYTALEVAALLMKKRIDASVINARFVKPIDGEAIEEVCRGTKRIVTIEEGVLEGGFGSAVLEFMERENINGVKVRRIGLPSKFIEHGARAELFAKYNLTPDAICDVITREVVG